Proteins from a single region of Punica granatum isolate Tunisia-2019 chromosome 8, ASM765513v2, whole genome shotgun sequence:
- the LOC116188993 gene encoding tetraspanin-18-like: MVRCARCCLRKAMGLMNIVVTLCGVGMIIYSLWLQKMWEIGVSDLPSIANLPKPWFIFTCLAVGMAVCLSTLFGYMIATCMSNSSLCIYLVTLLSLLFLEAAVLVMIFFKIDWSKLIAKYIDEDHAKFGSFVKFHLIMIRVIMFTVLTLQVIVAVFAIMLWIIGTAPTTRHPLSSVPDFKQSFLVGPTPASSEEYILVQNDPALPTQLCSRCGNFCGRNTRESLLSYVKGVIFTRFRRTIVE, encoded by the exons ATGGTGAGGTGTGCGAGGTGCTGCCTCCGGAAGGCCATGGGGCTGATGAACATAGTGGTCACTCTTTGCGGCGTCGGCATGATCATCTACTCCCTCTGGCTCCAGAAGATGTGGGAAATCGGCGTCTCCGACCTCCCTTCCATCGCTAACCTCCCCAAGCCCTG GTTTATATTTACATGTTTAGCGGTCGGAATGGCTGTTTGCTTGAGCACACTCTTTGGGTACATGATCGCAACCTGTATGAGCAATTCTTCTCTTTGCATA TACCTTGTGACTCTGTTGTCGCTTCTGTTCCTCGAAGCTGCTGTGCTGGTGATGATATTCTTCAAGATAGACTGGTCAAAG CTAATTGCTAAATATATTGATGAGGACCACGCGAAGTTCGGGAGTTTTGTGAAGTTCCATCTTATCATGATCCGTGTGATCATGTTCACGGTTTTGACTCTACAG GTAATCGTTGCTGTGTTTGCAATCATGCTGTGGATTATTGGAACAGCGCCTACCACCCGGCATCCACTATCATCTGTGCCGGACTTCAAGCAATCCTTCCTGGTAGGGCCGACACCTGCTTCTTCCGAAGAGTACATTCTGGTTCAGAATGATCCGGCTCTTCCTACACAATTGTGCTCAAGATGCGGGAATTTCTGCGGCAGAAATACGCGGGAGAGCCTCTTATCCTATGTTAAGGGTGTAATCTTTACCAGATTCCGGAGGACAATTGTCGAGTGA